One window from the genome of Podospora pseudocomata strain CBS 415.72m chromosome 1 map unlocalized CBS415.72m_1.2, whole genome shotgun sequence encodes:
- a CDS encoding uncharacterized protein (COG:T; EggNog:ENOG503NVPC), whose protein sequence is MTENRTEQCFPLPPTTIVLDSQQSPPVSALPPAQIPPAATSSRRDNPGPVDYFSCQDDSSEQFDETGANIDEVVSEWTASSNSSRHDSDVSTPFSLTRSLLGIGPQVSADFGFWSPSSAASSEPPSRAPPGALGKRLSGAEYRPTRPLGSPLKKPRLTSLPPNLTGKPPTANPNLLSPLFFSNSARGTRMNHPPGFADPEAAASMMGTQEGQEGFTTLRLPKSVTTASPSRSSGTPGSWSSAEQSNPSRSPDGWPPSNIAGLLQGIGVVELLEQDERPTFMIDLNEPANFGPGQLRIIYVNAALKASTELLERLQNETSVGGHTTEFSHFKSWALTLVPDRLSLDGSTVSPPSWAGMNWSASTLRRRFRVVRGNAHPLESKTPTPPSSTNQQHPWAQSGPWTGRDVFAPRERGDYFGPGAESQFRSYSEPRSRAGSIADTVVQSVDDMALVTPPPLMSAPLPQLQTIFDWTRIPLDDPNLGPHHHFARSVDWGSTSLGPVETWPNDLRIMSNMIMGSPHPAALYWGPDFVAIYNEAYIALAGQKHPQLMGSRYKDAWSEIWDSIAPVFEAAWNDGRATMKHDDGLFISRHGFLEETFFNWAIIPLVGSDGTVVALYNPAFENTRRKVSERRMLTLREVGVKTSQARDVKGFWKQLQKGLEYNPYDVPFALIYSVSEDSESEVGSMASGNLSHPPVINLEGSIGVPEGHPCAVPSINLRSSDEGFAHYMRESMADLAMPVILSLEDGTFPVELIQGLDWQGFGDPCTTIVIFPVHPTTSVDAVVGFIVLGINPRRRYDDSYKLFINLLSRQLATSMASVVLFEEEIKRGQRAARLAALDRQELSMQLHLRTQEAVKSEYRFTRMAEFGPVGLFIADGQGQITFGNESIYRISGNERATSGPDSWMHSIRDEDRPGVEEVWHKLLDEKVAVTHEFRFRGSKRLIDGHSVDIWALMSAYPEKDESGELKSIFGCITDISQQKWAEDFQKQRRDEAVELKRQQENFIDITSHEMRNPLSAILQCADEISSSLNEFKHGNGPVEQTLGELTVLVESCIEAANTISLCASHQKRIVDDILTLSKLDSNLLLVTPVDVQPIMVVQNVLRMFEAELQSNDITGQFIIEDSYRDLEVDWVKLDPSRLRQVLINLMTNAIKFTQGRPTRSIVIKLGASREAERESGLSYIPPRHPDQRDLTDEPDWADGEKIHLHLAVTDTGPGLDDDEKKILFQRFSQASPRTHVQYGGSGLGLFICRILTELQGGQIGVFSEKGEGSTFAFYIKSRKSDHPQVNLSAAAPTPRPTPPRQMHHSHEPASQPGQSTPEPEPKPKPITMVLDGPALAGALPKPVREPQNNSPSMDILIVEDNLVNQKVLQRQLQRSGNNTRVANHGGEALIELSKSRFWNKVAAAAENEHPPPPQRQDSEILPDGMGDVKMADEEDEDNDDDKGERNISVILMDLEMPVMDGMSCTREIRRLERKGVLTGHVPIIAVTAYARPEQIENAKAAGVDDVISKPFRLQELLPKIEELVAKYKTLSCEA, encoded by the exons ATGACGGAGAATAGGACCGAGCAGTgttttcctcttccccccaccacaaTCGTTTTGGATTCACAGCAGTCTCCTCCTGTATCTGCTCTCCCCCCAGCGCAGATCCCCCCAGCCGCGACCTCGTCTCGTCGAGACAATCCCGGACCGGTCGACTATTTCTCTTGCCAAGACGACAGCAGCGAGCAGTTTGACGAGACCGGGGCGAACATCGACGAGGTTGTGAGTGAGTGGACGGCATCCTCGAATAGCAGCCGGCATGATTCCGACGTATCAACGCCATTCTCCTTGACCCGATCATTGTTGGGTATAGGTCCGCAAGTTTCAGCCGATTTTGGATTCTGGTCTCCCTCGTCGGCAGCGTCGTCCGAGCCACCCTCCAGGGCACCGCCAGGCGCCCTGGGAAAGAGGCTATCCGGCGCGGAATATCGCCCAACCCGACCTTTAGGATCTCCTCTGAAGAAGCCGCGCCTCACATCGCTCCCGCCCAACCTGACCGGGAAGCCGCCCACTGCGAATCCCAACCTTTTATCTCCCCTCTTTTTCTCAAACTCGGCGAGGGGGACGAGAATGAACCATCCACCCGGATTTGCAGATCCCGAGGCAGCGGCGTCGATGATGGGAACTCAAGAGGGGCAGGAGGGCTTCACTACTTTGCGTCTTCCCAAGTCAGTTACTACCGCCAGTCCTTCGAGATCGTCGGGCACCCCTGGGAGTTGGTCGTCTGCGGAGCAATCGAACCCGTCACGGAGCCCTGATGGCTGGCCGCCATCTAATATCGCCGGATTACTCCAAGGCATAGGGGTTGTCGAGTTGCTGGAACAAGACGAACGGCCGACGTTTATGATCGACCTCAATGAACCAGCAAATTTCGGCCCTGGACAACTGCGTATAATATATGTCAATGCGGCGCTCAAGGCGTCTACTGAGCTGCTGGAGCGTTTGCAGAACGAGACGTCTGTCGGGGGGCATACTACTGAGTTTTCACACTTCAAATCCTGGGCTCTAACTCTTGTGCCGGACCGGCTTTCGCTCGATGGAAGCACGGTTTCTCCCCCATCGTGGGCGGGGATGAACTGGTCAGCTTCCACCCTCCGACGTCGATTTCGTGTGGTCCGTGGAAACGCCCATCCTTTGGAGTCCAAGACGCCCACGCCGCCCAGCTCCACGAATCAACAGCATCCATGGGCTCAAAGCGGTCCTTGGACTGGCCGTGATGTTTTCGCACCGAGAGAACGGGGTGATTACTTTGGACCCGGTGCCGAGTCCCAATTTCGTTCTTACTCGGAGCCTCGGAGCAGAGCTGGTTCGATTGCCGACACGGTGGTTCAGTCTGTCGACGACATGGCGCTCGTGACGCCGCCCCCGCTCATGTCTGCGCCCCTGCCTCAGCTGCAAACCATCTTTGACTGGACTCGAATACCGCTAGATGACCCAAATCTTGggcctcatcatcattttGCTCGATCGGTCGATTGGGGTTCAACCTCTTTGGGACCCGTGGAAACGTGGCCTAATGACCTGCGCATCATGTCCAACATGATTATGGGGAGTCCTCACCCTGCGGCGCTGTATTGGGGCCCAGACTTTGTTGCCATCTACAACGAAGCATACATTGCGCTCGCGGGTCAAAAGCACCCTCAGCTCATGGGAAGCCGGTATAAAGACGCTTGGTCGGAGATATGGGACAGCATTGCGCCGGTTTTCGAGGCTGCCTGGAATGACGGGCGGGCAACCATGAAGCACGACGATGGTCTTTTCATCTCTCGCCACGGTTTCCTCGAGGAGACCTTCTTCAACTGGGCCATCATTCCGTTGGTTGGTAGCGACGGCACCGTGGTGGCACTATACAATCCTGCCTTTGAAAACACGCGGCGCAAAGTCAGCGAGCGCAGAATGTTGACGCTGCGAGAGGTCGGTGTCAAGACGTCACAGGCCAGGGATGTGAAGGGATTCTGGAAACAGCTTCAAAAGGGTCTCGAATACAACCCCTATGATGTCCCCTTTGCTCTCATCTACTCGGTCAGTGAAGATAGTGAGAGCGAGGTTGGGTCCATGGCTTCCGGCAACCTCAGCCACCCCCCAGTAATCAACCTGGAAGGCTCGATTGGCGTTCCCGAAGGGCACCCTTGCGCTGTGCCCTCGATAAACTTACGGTCAAGCGATGAAGGGTTTGCCCACTACATGCGCGAGTCGATGGCCGATCTAGCCATGCCCGTCATCCTCAGTCTTGAAGACGGCACGTTTCCTGTTGAGCTCATCCAGGGGCTTGACTGGCAGGGCTTTGGAGACCCATGCACCACAATTGTCATCTTTCCAGTTCATCCAACAACGTCGGTAGATGCAGTGGTTGGCTTCATCGTGTTGGGTATCAACCCTCGACGACGCTACGACGACAGCTACAAACTCTTTATCAACTTGCTTTCACGCCAACTGGCAACGTCCATGGCGTCTGTGGTCCTGTTCGAGGAAGAGATCAAGCGTGGACAGAGAGCGGCCCGGTTGGCTGCGCTGGACCGCCAGGAACTTTCGATGCAGTTACATCTCCGTACTCAGGAAGCCGTCAAGAGCGAGTATCGCTTCACTAGGATGGCCGAGTTTGGACCAGTCGGTCTGTTCATTGCCGATGGTCAGGGCCAAATAACCTTTGGAAACGAATCGATATACCGGATTTCAGGCAACGAACGGGCCACGAGCGGTCCAGATTCGTGGATGCACAGCATTCGAGACGAGGATAGGCCGGGCGTGGAGGAAGTTTGGCACAAACTTTTGGACGAAAAGGTGGCCGTGACGCACGAGTTCCGATTCCGGGGTTCCAAGCGGCTGATTGACGGTCACTCGGTCGATATTTGGGCATTGATGAGCGCCTACCCCGAAAAAGACGAGTCAGGCGAGCTCAAAAGCATTTTTGGTTGCATCACGGACATCTCACAACAAAAATGGGCCGAAGACTTTCAGAAACAGAGGCGAGACGAGGCGGTTGAACTGAAGCGACAGCAAGAAAATTTCATCGATATAACAAGTCATGAGATGCGGAATCCTCTGAGCGCCATCCTTCAATGCGCCGATGAAATATCGTCAAGTCTCAACGAGTTCAAGCACGGGAATGGTCCAGTCGAACAAACTCTGGGCGAATTGACAGTGCTTGTTGAAAGTTGTATCGAGGCAGCAAACACCATCTCGCTGTGCGCCAGCCACCAGAAACGAATTGTTGACGACATCTTGACGCTTTCGAAACTTGATTCCAATCTGCTGTTGGTTACTCCTGTCGATGTACAGCCTATCATGGTGGTGCAAAATGTGCTCAGGATGTTCGAGGCTGAGCTCCAGTCCAACGACATCACGGGGCAGTTTATTATTGAGGACTCGTACCGTGATCTGGAGGTTGACTGGGTCAAGCTCGACCCGTCTCGCCTTCGCCAGGTGCTTATTAATCTAATGACGAACGCCATCAAATTCACACAAGGACGACCAACTCGCTCGATCGTGATCAAGCTTGGAGCATCAAGGGAGGCGGAGAGAGAAAGCGGGCTCTCCTACATCCCACCAAGGCACCCTGATCAGAGAGATCTTACTGATGAGCCTGATTGGGCTGATGGAGAGAAGATTCACTTGCATCTTGCTGTGACAGACACTGGGCCAGGGCTggacgacgatgaaaagAAGATTCTGTTCCAGCGCTTCTCTCAGGCAAGCCCCAGAACACACGTTCAATACGGCGGCTCTGGGCTTGGACTCTTCATCTGCAGGATACTGACCGAGCTGCAAGGCGGGCAAATTGGTGTCTTTTCCGAAAAGGGTGAGGGCAGCACATTTGCCTTTTACATCAAGAGCCGAAAATCCGATCACCCCCAGGTCAACCTCTCAGCCGCCGCGCCGACACCCCGGCCGACACCGCCACGACAAATGCACCACTCTCATGAGCCGGCTTCACAGCCAGGACAATCGacaccagaaccagaaccgaAGCCAAAACCAATTACAATGGTGCTTGATGGGCCAGCCTTGGCTGGTGCATTGCCCAAACCCGTCCGAGAACCTCAGAACAACTCGCCGTCGATGGACATCCTCATCGTGGAGGACAACCTCGTGAACCAAAAGGTCCTACAACGACAGCTCCAGCGGTCAGGAAACAACACCCGCGTCGCCAACCACGGCGGCGAAGCTCTCATTGAGCTCAGCAAATCCCGTTTTTGGAACAAGGTAGCGGCCGCAGCAGAAAACGagcacccacctcccccgcaaaGACAAGACTCTGAGATTCTTCCTGATGGTATGGGAGACGTGAAAAtggccgacgaggaggacgaggacaatgacgacgacaaggGCGAGCGCAACATTTCAGTCATTCTGATGGACCTCGAAATGCCCGTCATGGACGGCATGTCGTGCACGAGGGAGATTAGGCGGctggagagaaagggggtgCTGACGGGTCATGTGCCGATTATTGCGGTGACGGCTTATGCGCGGCCGGAGCAGATTGAGAATGCAAAGGCCGCTGGTGTT gacGACGTAATATCAAAGCCGTTCCGCCTGCAAGAGTTGCTGCCAAAgatcgaggagctggtggcaaAGTACAAGACTTTGTCTTGTGAGGCTTAA